In the Microcebus murinus isolate Inina chromosome 14, M.murinus_Inina_mat1.0, whole genome shotgun sequence genome, one interval contains:
- the FRAT1 gene encoding proto-oncogene FRAT1 translates to MPCRREEEEEAGEEAEGEEEEEDSFLLLEQSVTLGSSGEVDRLVAQIGETLQLDAAQDSPASPCAPPGAPLRPPQPLAAVPADKARAPAVPLLLLPPASAEAVGPAPPGALRCALGDRGRVRGRAAPYCVAELTAGPTALSPLPLQPGHDGPPGAGKRGVSQPLSGPCRRGWLRGAAASRRLQQRRGSQPETHTSDDDPHRLLQQLVLSGNLIKEAVRRLHSRRLQLHAKLPQRPFPGPLSAPVHEPPSPRSPRAACSDPGASERAQLRTGDGLLVPGS, encoded by the coding sequence ATGCCGTGccggagggaggaggaagaggaagccgGCGAGGAAgcggagggggaggaagaggaggaggacagcTTCCTCCTGCTGGAGCAGTCGGTGACGCTGGGCAGCTCGGGCGAGGTGGACCGGCTGGTGGCCCAGATCGGCGAGACGCTGCAGCTGGACGCGGCGCAGGACAGCCCGGCCTCCCCGTGCGCGCCCCCGGGGGCACCGCTGCGGCCCCCGCAGCCCCTGGCGGCGGTGCCGGCGGACAAGGCCCGGGCCCCGGCggtgccgctgctgctgctgccgcccgCGTCGGCCGAGGCCGTGGGCCCTGCGCCCCCTGGGGCTCTGCGCTGCGCCCTTGGGGACCGCGGGCGCGTGCGGGGTCGGGCTGCGCCCTACTGCGTGGCCGAGCTCACCGCAGGCCCCACCGCACTGTCCCCACTGCCCCTTCAGCCCGGCCATGATGGGCCTCCGGGAGCTGGCAAGCGGGGCGTCTCACAGCCGCTGTCAGGTCCGTGCCGGCGAGGATGGCTCCGGGGCGCTGCCGCGTCCCGCCGCCTGCAGCAGCGACGCGGGTCCCAACCCGAGACCCACACAAGCGACGATGACCCGCACCGGCTCCTGCAGCAGCTCGTGCTCTCAGGAAACCTCATCAAGGAGGCCGTGCGGAGGCTTCATTCGCGACGGCTGCAGTTACATGCAAAACTTCCCCAACGCCCGTTCCCAGGGCCTCTCTCGGCCCCAGTGCATGAACCCCCTTCGCCCCGCAGCCCTCGCGCCGCCTGCAGTGACCCTGGCGCGTCCGAGAGGGCGCAGCTCAGAACTGGCGACGGCCTTCTTGTCCCCGGCAGCTAA